The Musa acuminata AAA Group cultivar baxijiao chromosome BXJ3-6, Cavendish_Baxijiao_AAA, whole genome shotgun sequence region AGGGGTTGAACCCAATCATTTAATGAAAAGCAATTACTCAGATCAGTGAATAGTTCATAAACAACTAAATCATTCAGTAGAAGTAACTAGAGCAAATATTTTTTCGCTTGagcaatatttatttatatcctTTACAAATTCTTTGCTCCAACAACAGTACATCTAGGCCAAAGCCAGCTATTGTTATCTGAAAATACCCAAAATAACTCCTATAAGATATTCATAGATTTCTACTTCTTTTTtccattcctcttttttttcttgtgtgatctATCTTTATTTTTCTTATGTTAGTGTTCTTGCATGTTCCTAGAAGCTCAAACCTGCACACTCCATCCTGCTCACTTATGCAGGCTTATTGGACTGATCTAGAAGGACTGAACCCTTATTTTCCATTAAATTTTAATAAGCCTTGGTAAGGAGACTCCAAAAGTAAGATGCTGAAATTTTCACCTGATACTTAAAgttatgcagaaaataaaagaaatactgAAAAATGACCAcaaatttttaattttgtgaATATAAGCGAATAACCCATTAACCGAAATTTTTGACCAAGAATATAGTTCCCATTTTATCGGATGTCCCTGAAGAGACAACAAGCATATAGTTATTGTTCTAAATAGTAATTGCACTTGCTGATATAATGGTTcatatcaaggtatgcaatttccaaTAATATCGCCCGTTACCAGACGaaacgaaatatatatatatatatatatatatatatatatatatatatatatatatatatatatatatatatatatatatatatatatatatatatatatatatatatatatatataaacgaggcgatgtcgccgaggcgatgcaacGTCgtctttataaaatatatatatatatatatatatatatatatatatatatatatatatatatatataattttttttatatataaatatatatttattaatttatatatatatataaacaaaacgATGTAGCCGAGCCtaggagaagagagaggcaacgtcgccgaattatatatatatatatatataccgaatggtataccgctcgatatataatatcgtatcgtaccaagtgaacgtcgaaactccggtacgatacgatatttcaatccttggttcatacttcatagcaaggattgaaatttcgtatcgtaccgaagtttcgagattcactcggtacggtacggtactatataccgagcagtatattttgatatatatatacatatatatatatataaagtaaaaaaaaaatatttttcggcGACATcgcttcggcgacgtcgcctatatatatatatatatataccgttttCGCCGCGACATCGCCTCTTCTCCTTGCGACGCCGAGATTCTTCTCCCCGCACGGATGAGAGGTCGCCAACAGACGAGGAGGTAGAGCAGCGTAGGcactctttttctccttttctttcttcaccttctccctcggtcacccctcttctttcttcttcctcggtcACCGTCGATTTAAAACGATAATGGGCAAAAATAGCCCAATCGACGGAACCGCCCGGTAGCAGGCGTTCCGTGTACCGATCTGCTGacagaccggtacataccacccggCATGAGCCGTATttttcgaaattgaagaccttgcttCATAGTATTATGGAGCAACCACCATGCTAGGTGAGCCCATAGTGGGTGCTTCAAAAACAAAAACATTTTTAAACAACAGAATTACATAATTAATTAACAATAATTATCTAAGCTCATATAGATATAAAAAATAAACCTTCAACTCAAATAAACACTAATTGATGTTCAGCAAAAACAATTTTAAACTTGATTTTACCATAGTGATTAAATCCTATATTACATAGCAAATGAAAACTAACACCCAACCCATTGCTAGCATTGTTTCTCAATGATCTTTCTATCCCTCTATTTTAAAAGAAACTGTACCTCCATTTAAGAACATTATAACCAGTTTAACCCAGATTTGGACCGATTAGTTGAAGAATCGATCCAGCCCAGCTGGGTTTCAGTGGGAAACTAGATGTCTTTTTTGACAGGACACTTTGATCATTTTGTAAAGGGGCTTGATCCCACAAGCCAAAAAGTGTGGGGCTTTGCCTGAGAAATCACCCTTGAATTTTTGTATGCCTGTCTTGTGTTAGTAATATGTTGCGTGACATGACATATCCAACATGATAGGCCCTTATTGTCATAAGCCATTGCTATGCAAAGGGTGTTCTAGTTGCATTCTTCAGCATGGTATGAGTCTCGCAAAGAAACCATGTCAGTTTGATGTGGCATAGCCGAAACTTCCCAAAGGTCCCCATGTTCAAAACGATGTCCTTGAATTAATCAGATTTCAGCAAATTGCTTCTCTGTTGCTGTTCTGTTAACACATACTTCAAACAAAGTCATGGATTTTGTGTTCTTTTTACCACAAAGGATGAAGAATATAAGTGCATTTAAAGATAAAACTGCATAAATAATGCTAATCAAATGCCTTCGATCATGTAGAAGAAAGAATAAAATTTCAAGACACCTACCTGATCAAAGCTTGAGTAGAAGGGCAATACTCTAGGGTAGTTCTGAAGAATTCCCCATGATTGCTCAACAAGGCCCCACCAGCTGCACAATTCAATTCAAGTATTTTAAGTGTCACAACATAAACAAAAACAATAGAATTGAATGTCAAAAGTCAAAAGCTTCTTCTTTATTAATATCACACACGGGTGTTAATTTTACGACAAGTTACCCAGAATTTGTATCAGAGTGTACCATGATGTACAAAGGACAAGTTATTTAGTATAACCACATTTCCTTTTCAAGCTCATTGTGTTCGTAGGTTGAGATGTATTAATGAACAAAGAAAAAAAGTGAGACTTTTCAAAGTCTGCAATTTAACCAATCCGATTGATTGGAAGAAATCAATAGTGCAGTTAAATAGGTAATAAGTTAAATTCTGAAGCTTAAAGGCTTATAACCAAACTTATGGTGCAATACTTGCAAAACTAATGACACATCATCAGCATTTTATCACCTTTATCATCTTCATCTTTTTCTGAATAATTTTAACATGGAACTTTAGCCTTAAAAGTTAAAACATCTAAGAGCAAGAAAATAGGTTTAAATCATAACAAATCAACCACAAATGTGGTGTGCTGAGATATCTAATTATGTCAGTGGCCAACCACAAGTTGGCGCCATGTTCAGGCAAAAGGCCTCAATCTAGAAAGTTTGATTACTAGAAACTAAATTGTCATGACAAACCTTGACATAGTGATCCCAACCCGTATAAGGTATAAGGTGGACTATGTTTAcaacaaatcatcattacatatgACTCGCATAAGTATAATTCTTATCAATAACTTCTCTCAATACCGTACagtaagaaaaacaaaaatttacAAAATAATTTCTTTTAATATTCACTTCTATAAAGTTCACCCAAAAAGGAATACAAAGTGTATGGACATACACATCAAGGATTAAGCTCTTGATACCAAACCTGGTACCAGTTGCTTCAAGCCCTAAGTACCCCTTCTCCTTCTAAGATTTGGAGGAACCTTCAGAATTTGCTTATGAAAATAATGACAAAAAACATGTCAATTCATAACCCACTTAGGCAAATGCAAAAGGAGGTTACCCCTCTTAATAGTAGCAGTAGTCTTCATTAGTACTGGCTCAAGTTTGATCCGGTTCAGTTTTCAACAATTTGTTCTGAATGTGGTTCAAGCTCGCCCAAGTAGGAAAGATCTTATTTCGATCTATGATTCCATCTATGACTGGACCATGTTGTCACAACAAATCGAGATCCATATGCTATCAAATCAATAGGATAGCTAAATGGAGCAATACTAAAGGCTGGCATATCATCTGAAGGTGCTGACTAGACCTCAGAAGCCCCTATGAGCTCACCCAAGGTCACCCTAATTTGGCTATTAGGTTCTAATCTCTGTAGGGTCTTCTAGCCTAATTTCTGGCCTGAGTAAGGGTTTTACGGTGATTTGAGTTGGAATAAATACAATTGCATCCTTAGTTGATCTGACCCAGCTACGTTGGGTTATAGAAActtttcaccaacactagaggattgATAACCAATTGACACTATGTAATTGTGTCAATAATTTATTAGACCTTCTCAACTTTTATCCTTCAAGGATGACCAACATAAATGAAAGGTATTGAATGTGGAAAACTTAATAATTGGTATTTCATCTCTTTTGTACTagtcaaaaaaattaataatagtaaTTTTAGGCAAATAAATCTAACAAATTTGTATTTTATAATCGGTACACTCAACTACTTGGCTACAGTCAAAAAATCAATTTAATAATTAATAGTTATGAATGGAGGCTTTTATAGCAAAGTAAATCATCACATGACTAAGCTGGACATGATATTTAAGGTGCTATATGATTAAGGTAGAAAATACATACCGATTTTGTGCAGTTTGAAAATCAGGTTCTTGTTCAGTTTCATAGACCCATCCTGGAGCAAATATGGCAGCTGAAACATCATCCTTCTTCAACACATCGAGGGCTACATTTGTCTGTCATGGTAAAAGGGAAAAAAGGCAAAAGAAAACCCACATATGGTATCTTAAAGAAAGTAAACCAAATCAAGTATATAGTAAGTGATGTATAAGATGAATAAATTCAAGAATATATTTAAATGATGTCCTCTGGAATCCAGCATAGTTCCACTAGCAATCTATTTGAAGAAGCATGGTTTTAAAGATCCAAGGTGGGACACTAATGATTCAAACAATCTACTTGCTTTATTGTTCACTGCGATTGGCTTCGGGCCCTTCCTACACAGCTCGAGTGCAAGTTAGAACCTATATGCCAAGGGACAGTCCCAAATAGATAGTTTCTATGGGACATAGGACCCCCAAAAGATAACATTACATAGGCATGCAAAGGTTTCCTCAAATCAAATGGAGATTGACCCTAGAGTGCAAATGTAGAAGGGAGCTTTGACTGCAAGACCCACCCATCAAGCACAGATAATAGTCGGCCTCAATGATTCAATGATGCTGAGTGGAAGGGTCGTCACTGAACCAATAAAAGTTACTTTAAGAAAACATGCCGATCCTCATCAAGAGTTCACATCTACAGGAAGGTTCAGCACCATGATGCCGGCTCTTCGCTACCTAGGATTGTAGTATGTTCCAAGAGTTGGGTTGATCGCCCATTAAAGCGGTGAATGAACTGGGTTGCTAGCCCAACATTTTCAATAGCAGGCTTTACCAAAATGCTTCATCAGCTGCTAATATCAGTAATAAGTCACTTATTTCATGTGTCCCAACTCCCAAATCCATTATCTAATTTTCTATGGATTATAACAATCTCCTCAATTATTCAACTAAAAGTCTTGCCAAGGCATCATTTACACACTAGAATCCTGCTCTAAATTCCTCTTAGGACTAAGCATGAATGATTAGCCGCTCCAATCCTATGCATATCCTCCATGATTCTATTCCTTTTAACATGCTGAAAGTAACCTGACACAATATATGTGATCCTACATGGAGGGATCCACACAATACTGAATATCACGTATGGTAACCACAATAATCTCCAGAAGTAATAACTTAAACGGAGCAGAACTGTTAAGATTGCTTGCAGGTATGCGATAAACAAGCATAATGATAATGATTTTAAGAAACAAGACAACAAATTTAAGTTGGGACTTGTGAAAATACTTTTGTTTACTTATTGAGGAAGAAAGAGACAAAAACAATAGACTGTCATCTACTTGTAGAATTAAATAAGGTACAAGAACATTCATCCAAAAACTATAGAAATTTAAGTATAAGCATGTAtgcattagtttttttttttttttttttgctgttatAGTTCCCTGCTGATTTTTATTATAGCTCCTTAAACATCCGAGAAGAgcttttcatgaatttatttcagtGTGCATAAATATGTGAGGAACAAAGAAACTATTCTGAAAACATGAAGATGGTGCATCATTACCTGGATCATAcccagagaagaagagaagaaatcagTAACACATTGTGCTAAAAGCTTGCTGAGGCCATGCATTTTTCATCAAATATCATCTATAAATTAAGTTTCAACCTCTTTTTATTTGGAATAAGGTAAAATAATCAAAATAGCTGAAGGGTGTTGACATACATGCCACTGCCCACCACCAAAGGTATTTCTGCCAAAAACATCAATACCCATGTAGACATCAAACCTTCTCTCACCAGCAATACTAGCTGAAGATTTAGGGTCTTCGTCCTGCAGGATTCAAAGACATATAAAAGCAgggaataaaaaggaagaagatatAATTTTTATTGCATAGCAAAAAATAAAATGCTACCTTCCAAGTATAATTGACAAAAATACCATCACACAAATCAAAGAAAGGTTTGTTTTGCATGTTCAGTTGATTTTGCCAGTCAAGTTTACCATCTATAGTCACAGCATCATACCTGCATAACACAAATAAATTAGGCTAGTAAAACCTGCAAAGAAAGCATGATATCTAAGTTCAGATTCCATAAAAGAAAAAGCATTTGCTGCGAGAAGTGACCATATGACCAAAGATCCCGGAACTGAAGCATGCATAGAACGAGATAGGTGACCCACGAACTCCTTCAAGTTATCAATTTGCCTCCTGTCCAATTTGACTTCTATATTGACCTGAAAGTCTTAATATCATGTCAGCTGCAGAAAAGCCCCTGTCAAAATGGCCTCTGCCACTTTATATGACTAAAAACATGAAACTAAACTAACAAAAGAATCACTAATATAGCCCCTACAAGAGCCATTTTACACagaaacaagacagaaaaggcaGCATTTCCAGAATGATGAAAAAAAACACTCCTCCAATATAGCCATTGCTTATCCACAAGTGTGGAGAAAACTAACCAGCCAACCATCGAATCCCAAAGCAGAAGCTAGTTCTGTCAACCGTTCAGCATACATTTGAGCAGACTCCTTTGACAAAAGCAAGGTGTCACAAATAATTCTACCTTCATCCCATTCCGTCAGGAAAGTTCCTAAAACCTTTTAATCCATCGTACCATGcaacaaaagagaaagaaagaaattgtAAAGCTCTTGCAGAACAGTAAATTTGAAGTGTCCACAACAAATCCAAACTACTTTAATGCAACATCAAGAGAAGTTTCACAAAGactatttgaattttctttgtaGTTTGAAAGTCCAAAACTTATGGCATAACATAATAGGAAAGACAACAACGCAATTAGCAGAGGGAAGAGGTACAAACTTTGACAACTATCACAGGAAAAAAGAAATATCGAAAGAAAAATAACAGAACATTAGAAAGAATTCTGAGCTGTAAGAAGAATGCAAATATAGAATTTTATCAAATCTTTAAATTACTGATCTCCAGCAAAAAAAGAATAATATGTCAGATTTCTTTGTTAAGAAAAGCTCATCAACATAGTTACCAAGAAACATGGAAATGCAACATTTTGGACAATAATAGTAAAGGAGATACAAGGTATGCCACTATATACTTGGTTGATATTTTGTCGAAATAGGATAACTAAAATAAAATTGCCATTTTTGAGTCATACTATGCATTATATCACTTATGCCATGTGCTATATTAAGGAAGATATGATACACTTTGCTAACTCATTAGCTATGCTCAGATCAGGAATCTCGGAGGCAATACCTTGACGCCATGGGTGTGGGCGGCGTTGGTCCAACACGGCGGCGGCAGCGTGACCAAGTAGTGGGAGAAGTAGACGAAAACGTCCATCAGATGCCAATGCCATATGGCGTAGGCGTCGGGGTTGCCCCCGCCCTGCACCCACAGGTCGTCGGTGTACCCGCCCTTCATGTCGTGGCAGACGAGGATCCGGCGGCGAGGGGGCAGCGCGGCGGCGGAGGGGGGGAGGGGGACCGACGAGCGGTTGAAGGGGTAGTGGAAGGACCGGAAGTAGGAGCGGGAGGCGAGGGCTTCGAGGGTCGTGATCGGGTAGGAGATGGGGATCGAGGGCTGGGATGGGTCGAAGGGCGGATCCCATGGCCGGGGATCGGGTTTCCGATCGCCGCCGCAGTGGACCAGGCGACGCAGGAAGCTGACCATGGTTTTGACGCACCTAAGAAAActagacatctctctctctctctctctctctctctctcttctcttttggTATCCATCTTGTTTTCTGCCCTTATGCAAACCTACACGGGGTTTCGTAATAGGAAAATTATGGAATTGTTATCGAAACCGTCCatttgatttctttctttcaaTTTAGCCGTCGGATTGATTTGATCAAACTCAGATGTTAAGAGACATAACAGGATGGGATGCACGGACTTGAAGCTCCCTTTGTAGCTTTCCCACACTGTGTGGAATTTGCATCCTTGGATCCGCTCCAACAATTGGAGAGAATCTGATGCCGAGTTGAAATACATGCAAAGAAATAAACCGGGAGATAAAATAAGTATATAATACAAAATATCGAAACaagtaattttatttattttaaattaataaattattatattttttaaatttttatcctTTAATAATTATTTCTTAGATATTTTGATAATATGAGATTTAATTCAATAACACATGAATATTCCAATGGGTGGGTATAAGaggttttttttatttcattttttatccCATCTTTACATCTATTCTCCATAAATTAGGTTGCGTTGAATCTTGATTAAGttatttatgaattatttgatttaattgaatcatatcgatatttatttagttttaataatatttttaattaaaaaaatataattaattaattatgagAATATAAAAGACCTGTGGATCTGCACCCACAATTGAGATTCCCTGTGCGGGACTAAACAGGAAATGGGGTTGGGGATGTGCCGGAGAAGGGGAAGGGACTCCACGTCCTGTCCGATGCGGTTGACATCcctaattaatataataaaaatacgaTTAACTTTTCTATtaagtattaaaaaaataaaatagaagaaaATAGGTAACTCATAGAATACCAAAACTGTGTGCTACAATTCCCACCGATGAGTTATAGATTGAAATGGACATTTAAAGCAGATGGACATCTGAGCACGGAAACGTCAGCTGATATGACACCGATGGGAATTGTTCAATTCATTTGCCTGtcaccgtatatatatatatatatatatatatatatatatatatatatatatatatatatatatatatatatatatatatatatatatatatatatatatatatgcgctaAAATTAAATTAAGAGGCATAAGTAGGAAGATGGCAGATTTGGAGCATTAAATATATAACTTTATAACATGTTGTGTATGATATGAGTAAAAAATGATCGAagattaatataaatttattcaaacatcaatttgattttataaaataatacatTAAATTATGAATTAAACTTAATGTACGTCATCGAGATCGCTGAGACTGTTGCGACTTAATCTTCGCATATATGTATTATATGTATGGTGGGGGCTTATTAAAAGGTGCACAGGCCAGGCGGTGGTGCTTTGTGGGCTTTCAATTCCATCTCTCCTTCTCCCTCCCCCTTTCCCTCTTCCTCTCTTGGAATACTGCAGGCGTTCAAACGCCCGCAGTGCACACACAGTGACTTCTCCGACAACCCCGTACGAGAATGTCTTCCGCTGCTGTTTGCCTTTAGCGTACAGTAAACTCAGAGTTCACCTTCAAAGCGGGCAAGAAAAaggccgcctctctctctctctctctctcttcttgtgaTGAATCATGCATGTTGTGTTCGCTTGGTGATGGGAAGGGAGAAGAAGTCGTGGACCCACTGTGGTTCTCGCGACTCGGCGAGAGGACTCTCGTGAAGACAAACGAAAGATGAAAagcatcaaaaggagaaagaaaggtaAAGGAAAAGAGCATACAACAACGAGGAAGCTTAATTTTGATCTACAACAAAGAAAACAGATGAAATGGAAGCTGTTCGTGTGATCTCGTAAtgtatccatccatccatccatggaAGTCCGATGGTTGCAGAACAATGTTGTAGGAGACAAGGAATCAAACCTGATAAGCTCAGAGAAAAGAGAGCATTTATACCGGTAGCCAATAATTCAACAGCCGCAATCTAAGAAGAGTAGTCTTAATCTGCACGgatagtatatatacatatatatgtatatatatatatatagattgctGATGAATTGAAACGGATAATAATAAGATTTCAATTGCCTATGCTGCTGATGATGATCGAGATTTGCTTCACTAAGTCAGCGAAGAATTAATGCGGACAATTAGCCATGAACCAACAGCTATGTACTCACTCCATGCGTGCTCCCATTGCCGGCGGCCGCCAAAGAACGACAGTACGAGAGACGGGAAATGTGAGGAGCGATCGGTACCCAGGAAGCAGACTACGAGCTCGTCGGTGGTGCGCTGGATCCCTCGCTGGCCGCTGAACTACTGAAAGCACCGGCAACAGTTGCCTCCCCTCCGCCAGCTGAACTCCCCTCGACGGGCGCTGTACCCGGGAGGCGCttccgcttcctcttcttctcgtaAGGGATGCCGCGCGCCTTCCCTTGGTAGGCCTTCACCTCGCGAAGGTAAATGCCGACGGCCTTGGCGCCGAAGGGGTTGGACTCCGGGCGGCCGTCGTTCTCGTCGTAGGCGGCCCGGAGACGGCCGATGAGCGCGTCGAGCGAGCCCCAGGCCTGCTTGAGCGGGCAGGCGCA contains the following coding sequences:
- the LOC103989698 gene encoding cytosolic endo-beta-N-acetylglucosaminidase 1 produces the protein MSSFLRCVKTMVSFLRRLVHCGGDRKPDPRPWDPPFDPSQPSIPISYPITTLEALASRSYFRSFHYPFNRSSVPLPPSAAALPPRRRILVCHDMKGGYTDDLWVQGGGNPDAYAIWHWHLMDVFVYFSHYLVTLPPPCWTNAAHTHGVKVLGTFLTEWDEGRIICDTLLLSKESAQMYAERLTELASALGFDGWLVNIEVKLDRRQIDNLKEFVGHLSRSMHASVPGSLVIWYDAVTIDGKLDWQNQLNMQNKPFFDLCDGIFVNYTWKDEDPKSSASIAGERRFDVYMGIDVFGRNTFGGGQWHTNVALDVLKKDDVSAAIFAPGWVYETEQEPDFQTAQNRWWGLVEQSWGILQNYPRVLPFYSSFDQGHGYHCSIEGLQVANDPWNNISSQGFQPLLNNPNGPSSTTVEACINFKDASYCGGGSITAKGNLENNSFFSTKLFHGQLQLEDQPVNISYSVRSDENSLFGLYLELWSEISGQTSILITADTQPFTVAGLEYNRTIKPQIKDTKADVLADAAWFIYEVTLTMSGYMLGGIYIVGALKNPGPTNIEMEKSPIGENTTSENSGFLPYRASLGLIRILTSEPIVEFPPAKAWVIQGHDNSWILDSDGNKSLNLKVTWKLKEGYAMSFTRYNVYVERLMIHTDGNISDRVPSYVGFARVEAFFLSKLGIPTGVTALRFIVQACGADGTCQQLDESPTLELAVQD
- the LOC103989699 gene encoding protein LIGHT-DEPENDENT SHORT HYPOCOTYLS 5, whose product is MDPSPAAAGDAGEEGPSASSTPDDPPPPLAPTAPPAQPQQPLSRYESQKRRDWNTFLQYLRNHRPPLSLARCSGAHVIEFLKYLDQFGKTRVHAPGCTHFGLPKPPAPCACPLKQAWGSLDALIGRLRAAYDENDGRPESNPFGAKAVGIYLREVKAYQGKARGIPYEKKRKRKRLPGTAPVEGSSAGGGEATVAGAFSSSAASEGSSAPPTSS